The following proteins are encoded in a genomic region of Streptococcus equi subsp. equi:
- a CDS encoding phage protein — translation MTKGLDEILANLTKLEVKAPKTAKAAVTEVAKEFEKALKANTPVYEIETDERLQEDTVISGFKGANVGIVSKEIGYGKATGWRAHYPNDGTIYQRGQDFKEKTINQMTPKAKQIYAAKVKEGLGL, via the coding sequence ATGACAAAAGGTTTAGATGAAATATTGGCTAATCTGACAAAGCTTGAAGTAAAAGCACCAAAAACCGCAAAAGCAGCAGTAACTGAAGTTGCCAAAGAATTTGAAAAAGCACTTAAAGCAAATACCCCTGTTTATGAGATTGAAACAGATGAGCGGCTACAGGAAGATACCGTTATCAGTGGTTTTAAAGGAGCTAATGTTGGAATTGTATCCAAGGAAATTGGCTATGGCAAAGCGACTGGTTGGCGTGCGCACTATCCTAACGATGGGACCATTTACCAACGCGGACAAGACTTTAAGGAAAAAACCATCAATCAGATGACACCAAAAGCTAAACAAATCTACGCAGCAAAAGTTAAGGAGGGACTAGGACTTTGA
- a CDS encoding phage protein, translated as MAVSKELLDSVKLYCKIDFDFDDDIIKEMIESAQEQICFAIEDGSTPEKFKGHAKFNLAVKKQVKEEYDHRGLSADSFRYPLANGVLNIIHQLRLRGDDS; from the coding sequence ATGGCTGTATCAAAAGAGTTATTAGACAGTGTAAAACTCTATTGTAAAATTGACTTTGATTTTGATGACGACATCATCAAAGAAATGATTGAATCTGCTCAAGAACAAATCTGTTTTGCAATAGAAGACGGTTCTACTCCTGAAAAGTTCAAAGGTCACGCTAAATTTAATTTAGCTGTCAAAAAGCAAGTCAAGGAAGAGTATGACCATCGCGGTTTGTCTGCGGATAGTTTTCGCTATCCGTTGGCAAATGGTGTTTTAAACATTATCCATCAATTGCGATTGAGAGGTGATGATTCGTGA
- a CDS encoding phage protein produces MIAETAAYKLLSNDKTLNELLDRLRGGPFKNGFKQGIFTYDIPDNPVDLRKVDLAPFMRINTTLDGPADYADDEILCNEQRITINFWCKTASEADQISKCIDDILKKGGFERYTANEKPRYKDSDIDLLINVRKYRYFDFY; encoded by the coding sequence TTGATTGCTGAAACAGCAGCTTATAAATTATTAAGTAACGATAAGACGCTAAATGAGTTGTTGGATAGGCTCAGAGGCGGTCCTTTTAAAAATGGGTTTAAGCAAGGCATATTTACTTATGATATTCCAGATAACCCAGTTGACTTGCGTAAGGTAGATTTAGCGCCTTTTATGCGAATCAACACAACATTAGACGGTCCTGCTGATTATGCAGATGATGAGATACTGTGTAACGAGCAACGGATCACCATCAATTTTTGGTGCAAAACAGCTTCTGAAGCTGACCAAATTAGCAAATGTATAGATGATATTTTAAAAAAAGGCGGTTTTGAAAGATACACCGCAAACGAAAAACCAAGATATAAAGATAGCGATATTGACTTACTGATAAATGTAAGGAAATACCGCTATTTTGATTTTTATTAA
- a CDS encoding phage major capsid protein gives MAGIATCYRKMVSVEELEKNPKLGKPQFKNVEWEVKTYRGAIPLSQESIDDADVDLVGIVAETIGQMKVNTTNDAIAKVLKTFEAKAGVKTLDDIKKILNVDLDPAYNVSFIVSQSFYQSMDTLKDENGRYLLQDSITSASGKVFLGKPVFVLSDDVIGKDSAFVGDFKRGVLFADRKDLGLRWADNEIYGQYLQAVLRFGVAKVDDKAGYYVTFKPEQLPS, from the coding sequence ATGGCCGGTATTGCAACGTGCTACAGAAAAATGGTAAGCGTTGAAGAATTGGAAAAAAATCCAAAACTAGGCAAACCACAATTTAAAAACGTGGAGTGGGAAGTTAAAACTTATCGTGGAGCTATCCCGTTATCCCAAGAGTCAATTGATGATGCAGATGTAGATTTGGTTGGTATTGTTGCTGAAACAATCGGTCAAATGAAAGTTAATACAACTAATGATGCAATTGCTAAAGTCCTAAAAACATTTGAGGCTAAAGCTGGTGTCAAAACATTAGATGACATCAAAAAAATCCTAAATGTAGATTTAGATCCAGCTTACAATGTGTCATTTATTGTATCTCAAAGCTTTTACCAGTCCATGGATACTTTAAAAGACGAAAATGGCCGTTACCTACTTCAAGATTCAATCACTTCTGCGTCTGGCAAAGTGTTTCTTGGAAAACCGGTATTTGTCCTATCTGATGACGTAATTGGTAAAGACTCAGCTTTTGTCGGAGATTTTAAGCGCGGCGTGTTATTTGCTGATCGTAAAGATTTAGGGCTTCGTTGGGCAGATAACGAAATTTACGGTCAATACTTGCAAGCTGTCCTTCGCTTTGGTGTCGCTAAGGTAGATGACAAAGCTGGATACTATGTGACATTCAAACCAGAACAATTGCCCTCATAA
- a CDS encoding phage protein: MITRKMNVRITIFSQSGGQNEDGEVVSAVRKDLYTCWAEVLKTQLRDFNYQSKYQNASNLPTNKDTKVFLIRYNPELSIDNTMFVEFGKRIYKIDKIESDESGKDIIMISGVSMS, from the coding sequence GTGATTACACGCAAGATGAACGTCAGGATAACGATTTTTAGCCAATCAGGCGGGCAAAATGAAGATGGTGAAGTAGTATCTGCTGTCAGAAAGGACTTGTATACTTGTTGGGCAGAAGTGCTAAAAACGCAGTTGAGAGATTTTAATTATCAATCAAAGTATCAAAACGCTAGCAATTTGCCAACAAATAAGGATACTAAGGTTTTTTTAATTAGGTATAACCCTGAATTATCTATAGATAACACGATGTTTGTTGAGTTTGGCAAGCGCATTTATAAGATAGATAAAATCGAATCTGACGAATCTGGCAAAGATATTATCATGATAAGTGGAGTAAGCATGTCATGA
- a CDS encoding major tail protein, which produces MGKVKFGLRDFQYAVLGDDDQLKTKTGGIKSLPGMKSAKLDITNELVTVAADDGPYVVLSGGITETKLEIEVLDLTSDARKDFFGIKEEDGIEKYNKELTPNDVACMFRTSDENGKAIWIGLLKGKFNIPGMEMQTKEGAPDPKSDTVTGNFVSRGKEGDVIVIGRESASGFKLEKFKEFVFAGATDIKKGENFEM; this is translated from the coding sequence ATGGGAAAAGTAAAATTTGGACTACGTGACTTCCAATACGCAGTACTCGGAGATGATGATCAATTAAAAACAAAAACGGGAGGTATCAAATCACTACCTGGCATGAAATCAGCAAAGCTTGATATTACAAACGAATTAGTGACGGTAGCTGCTGATGATGGTCCATACGTAGTTTTATCTGGAGGTATTACAGAAACAAAACTTGAAATCGAGGTGTTAGACTTAACATCTGACGCACGAAAAGACTTCTTCGGAATTAAGGAAGAAGACGGAATCGAAAAATACAATAAGGAGCTGACCCCTAACGATGTTGCTTGTATGTTCCGAACAAGCGATGAAAACGGGAAAGCCATCTGGATTGGATTGCTAAAAGGTAAGTTTAACATTCCGGGTATGGAAATGCAGACTAAAGAGGGAGCGCCAGACCCTAAATCTGATACTGTAACAGGCAACTTTGTGTCTCGTGGAAAAGAAGGAGATGTTATTGTTATCGGTCGCGAAAGTGCTAGTGGTTTTAAATTAGAGAAGTTTAAAGAATTTGTGTTTGCTGGTGCGACAGATATTAAAAAAGGCGAAAACTTCGAAATGTAA
- a CDS encoding phage tail protein: MGNIGDLVATATLDISPFMSNTRNLKTYMKGLDNSLKAVEKSFQGHGGRIKGLKAVYAETGSALKGYQELLKTQSQKYSDLKKR; this comes from the coding sequence ATGGGGAATATAGGTGATTTAGTAGCAACGGCTACACTAGACATATCACCATTTATGTCAAACACAAGAAACCTAAAAACCTACATGAAAGGCTTAGATAACTCGTTAAAAGCAGTTGAAAAGAGCTTTCAAGGGCATGGCGGGCGGATCAAAGGTCTTAAAGCGGTCTATGCTGAAACAGGTAGTGCATTAAAAGGTTACCAAGAATTACTAAAAACTCAGTCGCAAAAATATAGCGACCTAAAAAAGAGATAG
- a CDS encoding phage protein, whose product MYEITLKKGGVDKVFSKDFINVEDNLLAVEHQVRQSAVFSDEKRRLDSKAHRKLNESYLQMFVDMYAGQFTVDDLKQSDMSVLNTLNDLYIAALGGEQEEDESEKKGQ is encoded by the coding sequence ATGTACGAAATTACCTTAAAAAAAGGTGGTGTAGATAAAGTTTTTTCAAAGGACTTTATTAACGTTGAGGATAATTTGTTGGCTGTTGAGCATCAAGTTAGACAAAGCGCTGTGTTTAGCGATGAGAAAAGACGCTTAGATTCTAAAGCGCATAGAAAACTTAACGAATCTTACTTGCAAATGTTTGTTGATATGTACGCAGGTCAATTTACAGTCGATGATTTAAAGCAATCTGACATGAGTGTTTTAAATACACTTAATGACCTGTACATTGCAGCACTCGGTGGAGAGCAAGAGGAAGACGAAAGCGAAAAAAAGGGACAATAA